A genomic window from Cryobacterium sp. SO2 includes:
- a CDS encoding DUF2004 domain-containing protein, with product MTIEHDFFGILGSDDDSGEVYWSDTAELGDQNVEIDVSSPDEESVSSEALDIVAAMINALEDLDSQARESLVADLSAEVSVTSQFIVTQFEELDAEVLEDALIWDSGDKQIDFLRSIQLQRIGFHPHHIGNDQHFAVLDYSISPHETDALLVVTLDVHGDTIVIAADS from the coding sequence ATGACCATCGAACACGACTTCTTCGGAATTCTCGGCAGCGACGACGACAGCGGCGAGGTGTACTGGTCCGACACGGCCGAACTCGGCGACCAGAACGTTGAGATCGACGTCAGTTCCCCCGACGAGGAGTCGGTGTCCTCCGAAGCCCTCGACATCGTCGCCGCGATGATCAACGCCCTCGAGGACCTCGATTCCCAGGCCAGGGAATCGCTCGTCGCCGACCTGAGTGCCGAGGTCTCCGTGACCAGCCAGTTCATTGTGACCCAGTTCGAAGAACTCGACGCCGAGGTGCTCGAGGACGCCCTGATCTGGGATTCCGGAGACAAGCAGATCGACTTCCTGCGGTCCATCCAGTTGCAGCGGATCGGGTTCCACCCGCACCACATCGGCAACGACCAGCATTTCGCGGTGCTGGACTACTCGATCAGCCCGCACGAAACGGATGCCCTGCTCGTTGTCACGCTGGACGTGCACGGGGACACCATCGTGATCGCCGCCGACAGCTAG